In the genome of Deinococcus deserti VCD115, one region contains:
- a CDS encoding YebC/PmpR family DNA-binding transcriptional regulator produces MAGHSKWSQIKRKKGANDKRRSAMYSKHIRAIQAAVRSGGSGDPGGNLSLKNAIAAAKADTVPVDNIDNAIKRAVGAGEGAADYKDVTYEGYGPGGTAIFIEALTDNVNRTVADIRAVFNKRGGSLGTNGSVAWQFEKKGVILLTDRSEQAQEVAIEHGAEDIQESDEGLEISTPPTELYAVQDALASAGFNIESGQITMIPSNTVAVTGDDAKKLMVLLEALEDLDDVQNVYSNADLPDEE; encoded by the coding sequence ATGGCCGGTCACAGCAAATGGTCGCAGATCAAACGCAAAAAGGGTGCCAACGACAAAAGACGCAGCGCGATGTACTCCAAGCATATCCGCGCCATTCAGGCCGCCGTCCGCTCCGGTGGAAGCGGTGATCCAGGCGGAAACCTCAGCCTGAAAAATGCCATCGCGGCCGCCAAAGCCGACACTGTGCCGGTAGACAACATCGACAATGCCATCAAGCGTGCGGTGGGTGCAGGTGAAGGCGCCGCTGACTACAAGGACGTGACCTACGAAGGTTACGGACCGGGCGGGACGGCGATTTTCATTGAGGCGCTGACGGACAATGTCAACCGCACCGTCGCCGACATCCGCGCGGTGTTCAACAAGCGCGGCGGTTCGCTGGGCACCAACGGCAGCGTGGCGTGGCAGTTCGAGAAAAAAGGCGTGATCCTGCTGACCGACCGCAGCGAACAGGCACAGGAAGTAGCCATTGAGCACGGCGCAGAAGATATCCAGGAGTCCGACGAAGGCCTGGAAATCAGCACCCCGCCCACCGAGCTGTATGCGGTGCAGGACGCTCTGGCCAGCGCCGGATTCAACATCGAAAGTGGTCAGATCACCATGATTCCCAGCAATACCGTGGCCGTCACCGGAGACGACGCGAAAAAGCTGATGGTGCTGCTTGAAGCCCTTGAAGACCTGGATGACGTCCAGAACGTCTACAGCAACGCTGACCTGCCCGACGAGGAGTAA
- a CDS encoding amidohydrolase — protein sequence MSEPLTIVHARTLTLDDARPEVQAVLIGAGRVLATGSREEMCDLAPRAAVQDHRDLLLTPGLADAHIHLVSYGFSLSQLSLHGVQSLQEVLARVAARTAALPAGSWIRGGGFLMAELGLTEYPTAAMLDEVSPHHPVLLYSRDLHMAWANSAALRAAGVSDHTPDPEGGRVVQPLGTLLETAIELVARALPAPSEAEYLAAAKAGADDLAARGYVSAHTMGFEAAEAPRALQTLAARGELPLRVWACLPHERLDQARSLGLAMNPGGLFQWGGVKFFADGALGSRTAWLHAPGFADGSGTGIPLDPPELIRERGLEAIALGLTPVTHAIGDRANTEVLNVYDDLRASAQARGIRLRIEHTQHLRTEDIARFRGLTASVQPIHLQADAPMIRALMPHLEARSYAFRSLQEAGAILAFGSDAPVAPPVPQANFAAAITRVGDDGQALAPSEAMTELEVLWAHTRGPALAAGWDDEGIIRPGARAAFTLWDRLGGQAQALVL from the coding sequence ATGAGTGAGCCGTTGACCATTGTTCATGCCCGTACCCTGACGCTTGATGACGCCCGGCCTGAAGTCCAGGCGGTGCTGATTGGTGCCGGACGTGTCCTGGCCACTGGTTCACGCGAGGAAATGTGCGACCTCGCCCCTCGTGCAGCCGTGCAGGATCACCGCGACCTGCTGCTGACACCGGGACTCGCTGACGCCCACATTCACCTTGTGTCCTACGGCTTCTCGCTTTCGCAGCTGTCTCTGCACGGCGTGCAGAGCCTGCAGGAGGTTCTTGCCCGCGTGGCAGCCCGCACCGCGGCTCTGCCGGCTGGCAGCTGGATTCGGGGAGGCGGTTTCCTTATGGCCGAGCTGGGCCTGACTGAATACCCGACCGCTGCCATGCTGGACGAGGTCAGCCCGCACCACCCGGTGCTGCTGTACTCGCGGGACCTGCACATGGCCTGGGCCAACTCAGCCGCGCTGCGTGCTGCGGGGGTCAGTGACCACACGCCGGATCCGGAGGGCGGACGGGTCGTGCAGCCACTTGGAACCCTGCTCGAAACGGCCATTGAACTGGTAGCACGAGCTCTTCCCGCTCCCAGCGAGGCGGAGTATCTGGCGGCCGCAAAGGCTGGGGCTGATGATCTGGCCGCACGCGGCTATGTCAGTGCCCATACCATGGGCTTTGAAGCCGCGGAAGCTCCGCGGGCACTGCAGACCCTGGCGGCGCGGGGTGAACTGCCGCTGCGGGTATGGGCCTGCCTTCCCCACGAGCGGCTCGACCAGGCCCGTAGCCTGGGCCTGGCCATGAACCCGGGTGGGCTCTTCCAGTGGGGTGGGGTGAAGTTCTTTGCCGACGGTGCGCTGGGCAGCCGCACGGCGTGGCTCCACGCCCCTGGTTTTGCTGACGGCTCTGGAACAGGGATCCCACTGGACCCTCCAGAGTTGATTCGTGAACGAGGCCTGGAAGCCATTGCCCTGGGCCTGACACCAGTGACACACGCCATTGGAGACCGGGCCAATACCGAGGTCCTGAACGTGTATGACGACTTGCGTGCCTCTGCCCAGGCGCGTGGAATCCGCCTGCGGATCGAGCACACCCAGCACCTGCGCACGGAGGATATTGCGCGCTTCCGCGGTCTCACTGCCAGCGTGCAACCCATTCACCTGCAGGCTGACGCGCCCATGATCCGGGCCCTGATGCCGCATCTGGAGGCCAGGAGTTACGCCTTCCGCTCCTTGCAGGAGGCAGGCGCGATCCTGGCTTTCGGCAGTGACGCGCCGGTCGCTCCGCCGGTGCCGCAGGCCAACTTCGCGGCGGCGATTACTCGTGTGGGAGATGACGGGCAGGCCCTGGCCCCGTCAGAAGCCATGACCGAGCTGGAGGTATTGTGGGCGCATACCCGCGGACCGGCGCTGGCTGCTGGCTGGGACGATGAAGGCATCATCCGGCCCGGAGCGCGCGCCGCATTCACTCTGTGGGACCGGCTGGGTGGCCAGGCGCAGGCGCTGGTGCTGTAA
- a CDS encoding response regulator — MPRILVVDDDAAILKLVSVILSRSGHEVRTSSHPVEALDLLKVFTPDLIISDVVMPYMTGLEFLEKVREDEKLSALPFMLLSSHAERGDVRRGMNLGADDYLPKPFTPQELNVAIDARLRRAGLNVQGEDSMQAKGLGTAQVVWKGTPVAWVSRKALELFFYLLEHKEVTSWEAAEALWPEKDEGRASSLFHTTLHRLRKSLSNEAVVSANRRYALAPDLNPTYDVQRFELLAQQAEQGSLGLEEMRELVSQYGLFLPGADSPWVDDVRSRLEQKQLSLLSLCAKAATAAGKDRDAAQFHQRALAIDPMSEADWQGLARALATIGDPRARLAAQREAWWAVDLD; from the coding sequence ATGCCGCGCATTCTCGTGGTGGATGACGATGCCGCCATTCTCAAACTCGTCAGCGTGATCCTCTCCCGCTCCGGGCATGAGGTCCGCACCAGCAGCCATCCCGTGGAAGCGCTTGACCTGCTCAAGGTCTTCACGCCTGACCTGATTATCAGCGACGTCGTCATGCCTTACATGACCGGCCTCGAATTTCTGGAGAAGGTCCGGGAAGACGAGAAACTTTCTGCCCTGCCGTTTATGTTGCTGTCCAGCCACGCAGAGCGGGGCGACGTGCGGCGCGGCATGAACCTGGGTGCAGACGACTATCTGCCCAAACCTTTTACGCCGCAGGAACTGAATGTCGCCATTGATGCCCGTCTGCGCCGCGCCGGCCTCAATGTGCAGGGCGAAGACAGCATGCAGGCCAAAGGCCTGGGGACCGCACAGGTGGTCTGGAAGGGAACCCCGGTGGCCTGGGTCAGCCGTAAGGCCCTGGAGCTGTTTTTCTACCTGCTTGAACACAAGGAAGTTACCAGCTGGGAAGCCGCTGAGGCGCTCTGGCCCGAGAAGGATGAGGGCCGGGCCAGCAGCCTGTTTCACACCACTCTGCACCGTCTGCGTAAAAGCCTGAGCAACGAGGCTGTGGTCAGTGCCAACCGCCGCTACGCCCTGGCGCCGGACCTGAACCCCACCTACGACGTTCAGCGCTTCGAACTGCTGGCCCAGCAGGCCGAGCAGGGCAGCCTGGGCCTGGAAGAGATGCGGGAACTGGTCAGCCAGTACGGCCTGTTTCTGCCGGGTGCCGACAGCCCCTGGGTAGACGATGTGCGGTCCAGGCTGGAGCAGAAGCAGTTGAGCCTGCTGAGCCTGTGTGCCAAGGCGGCCACAGCTGCTGGCAAGGACCGTGATGCCGCACAGTTTCATCAGCGTGCCCTGGCCATTGATCCCATGAGCGAGGCCGACTGGCAGGGACTGGCCCGCGCCCTGGCAACCATTGGAGACCCCCGTGCACGCCTAGCTGCCCAGCGCGAGGCCTGGTGGGCTGTTGATCTGGACTGA